Proteins from a single region of Catenulispora acidiphila DSM 44928:
- a CDS encoding ABC transporter ATP-binding protein, whose product MIPKDSEPLQTVVRLSDVRKDFGDYSALDGVGLEIRAGESVAVMGPSGSGKSTLLNLLSGLDRPSAGSVVVCGQDLGKLTEKELALFRRRRIGMVFQFFNLLDDLPALDNVVLAGRLVGLKAGPARRRAMELLDQLGIADRQDVYPASLSGGERQRVAVARALMNRPALLLADEPTGALDSRSGDSVVELLTEVNRQGQTLVVVTHDRRLAARCARRVVDVVDGRIAGEHIAEQVTAHGREQAR is encoded by the coding sequence ATGATTCCCAAGGATTCCGAGCCGCTCCAGACCGTGGTGCGCCTCTCAGACGTGCGCAAGGATTTCGGCGACTACTCGGCGCTGGACGGCGTCGGGCTGGAGATCCGAGCCGGCGAGTCGGTCGCGGTGATGGGCCCGTCCGGCAGCGGCAAGTCGACCCTGTTGAACCTGCTTTCCGGGCTGGACCGACCCTCAGCCGGCAGCGTTGTGGTCTGCGGGCAGGACCTCGGCAAGCTCACCGAGAAGGAGCTGGCCCTGTTCCGCCGGCGCCGGATCGGGATGGTCTTCCAGTTCTTCAACCTGCTGGACGACCTCCCCGCGCTGGACAACGTCGTCCTCGCCGGACGGCTGGTCGGACTCAAAGCCGGACCGGCGCGGCGACGAGCGATGGAGCTGCTGGACCAGCTCGGGATCGCCGACCGCCAGGACGTCTATCCGGCCTCGCTGTCCGGCGGCGAACGCCAACGCGTCGCGGTAGCCAGGGCCCTGATGAACCGCCCGGCGCTGCTCCTGGCCGACGAGCCGACCGGCGCGCTCGACAGCCGCTCGGGAGATTCGGTGGTGGAGCTGCTGACGGAGGTGAACCGGCAGGGCCAGACGCTGGTGGTGGTCACGCACGACCGCAGGCTCGCGGCACGCTGCGCACGCCGAGTCGTCGACGTCGTGGACGGCCGGATCGCCGGCGAGCACATCGCCGAACAGGTCACTGCACACGGCAGGGAGCAGGCGCGATGA
- a CDS encoding sensor histidine kinase, whose product MSEARPLMTRVTPARVVACVWVLSTLSLFIAQALRLKRPWGGTVVGRDPSSDPLMTDHRQLVVLIAAAGLVALGCRLLGRRPVSAVAAVAALMASVFAVNYDLHTSAIAPDQYVAVCVAVFFVAAGGGRRVGIWCAALAFAGVVGYVAASLVLGLRVDTSIEVVVLLITVLAWVLGDARRAEREHAEQLRAQVAGRAVTAERLRIARDLHDMVAHEIGVVALQAGAARLVVLRRPDAAEQALGIIEDTSRTTLAGLRRMVATLHDAPADPVGLEGIGRLVANARAAGVRVDVQWRGRRLPLPPEVDSSVFRVIQESVTNVIKHSGTKQCRVSVGFEDGAVSVVVVDSGAGSDAGGVGSTGYGLPGMRARIEILHGEFSAGPRPEGGFRVAARVPVSAPVSASVSVEV is encoded by the coding sequence ATGTCCGAAGCCCGACCGCTGATGACGCGGGTGACTCCGGCGCGGGTGGTCGCGTGCGTCTGGGTTCTGTCGACGCTGTCCTTGTTCATCGCGCAGGCGCTGCGGTTGAAGCGGCCGTGGGGCGGGACGGTGGTAGGGCGTGATCCGTCGTCCGATCCGCTGATGACGGACCATCGGCAGCTGGTGGTGCTGATCGCCGCGGCGGGGTTGGTGGCGCTCGGCTGTCGGTTGCTAGGTCGGCGGCCGGTTTCGGCGGTGGCGGCGGTGGCTGCGTTGATGGCCAGCGTGTTCGCGGTGAACTACGACCTGCATACCTCGGCGATCGCGCCTGATCAGTATGTGGCGGTGTGCGTCGCAGTGTTCTTCGTCGCGGCCGGAGGCGGCAGGCGGGTCGGGATCTGGTGTGCTGCGCTGGCGTTCGCAGGGGTGGTCGGCTACGTCGCTGCGAGCCTCGTGTTGGGGCTGCGTGTGGACACGTCGATCGAGGTGGTCGTGCTGTTGATCACGGTGCTGGCGTGGGTGCTCGGGGACGCGCGGCGTGCTGAGCGTGAGCATGCCGAACAGCTGCGGGCTCAGGTCGCCGGTCGGGCGGTGACGGCTGAACGGCTGCGGATCGCGCGCGACCTGCATGACATGGTCGCGCACGAGATCGGTGTGGTCGCGCTTCAGGCGGGAGCTGCCAGGTTGGTGGTGCTGCGGCGGCCGGATGCGGCGGAGCAGGCTTTGGGGATCATCGAGGACACGAGTCGGACGACGCTGGCCGGGCTTCGGCGGATGGTGGCGACGTTGCATGACGCGCCTGCCGATCCCGTTGGGTTGGAGGGCATCGGCCGTCTTGTGGCGAATGCGCGAGCTGCGGGAGTGCGGGTCGACGTGCAGTGGCGTGGTCGGCGCCTGCCGCTGCCGCCCGAGGTCGATAGTTCTGTGTTTCGCGTTATCCAGGAATCGGTCACTAACGTGATCAAGCACTCTGGGACGAAGCAGTGTCGGGTGTCTGTGGGGTTCGAGGATGGGGCTGTGTCGGTCGTGGTCGTCGATAGCGGCGCCGGCTCGGATGCCGGTGGTGTCGGCAGTACTGGCTACGGCTTGCCGGGCATGCGCGCCAGGATCGAGATCCTGCATGGCGAGTTCAGCGCTGGTCCGCGTCCGGAAGGCGGCTTTCGTGTTGCCGCGCGAGTGCCGGTGTCGGCGCCGGTGTCGGCGTCGGTTTCGGTGGAGGTCTGA
- a CDS encoding response regulator — MPVRVLLADDQPLVRAALAMAIADLPDIEVAGEAGDGLHAVRMTRELCPDVVVMDIRMPGTDGIEATRMITGGAGSARVIVLTTFDDDDNVYNALRAGASGFLVKDMAVSDILAGIRVVAAGDALIAPKVTRRLIAQFASRPRPATAPPTVPAAPPRRIEAITGREREALTFVGRGLSNAEIQVAMGISAATVKTYVTRLLAKLDARDRAQLVIAAYENGLVTPGE, encoded by the coding sequence ATGCCGGTCCGCGTCCTGCTTGCCGACGACCAGCCTCTGGTCCGTGCCGCTTTGGCGATGGCGATCGCCGACCTGCCCGACATCGAGGTCGCCGGGGAGGCCGGCGACGGGCTGCACGCGGTGCGGATGACCCGCGAGCTGTGCCCCGACGTGGTCGTCATGGACATCCGCATGCCCGGGACCGACGGCATCGAGGCGACGCGGATGATCACCGGCGGCGCCGGGAGCGCCCGGGTCATCGTTCTGACGACCTTCGACGATGACGACAACGTCTACAACGCGTTGCGCGCCGGTGCGTCGGGATTCCTCGTCAAGGACATGGCGGTCAGCGACATCCTCGCCGGCATCCGCGTGGTCGCCGCCGGTGACGCGCTGATCGCCCCGAAGGTCACCCGGCGCCTGATCGCGCAGTTCGCCAGCCGTCCGCGTCCCGCGACCGCGCCGCCGACGGTGCCCGCGGCGCCTCCCCGCCGGATCGAGGCGATCACCGGCCGCGAACGCGAGGCGCTGACCTTCGTCGGCCGCGGACTGTCGAACGCCGAGATCCAGGTCGCGATGGGCATCAGCGCCGCGACCGTCAAAACCTACGTGACCAGGCTGCTCGCCAAGCTCGACGCCCGCGACCGCGCGCAGCTCGTCATCGCCGCCTACGAGAACGGCCTCGTCACACCTGGCGAGTAG
- the miaB gene encoding tRNA (N6-isopentenyl adenosine(37)-C2)-methylthiotransferase MiaB, with the protein MPDTATDKTYIVRTYGCQMNVHDSERLSGLLEGAGYVRAADGAGEADVVVLNTCAVRENADNRLYGNLGHLASVKAGRPGMRIAVGGCLAQKDRGEITRRAPWVDVVFGTHNIGSLPVLLERARVRDEAQVEILESLDVFPSTLPTRRESAYAAWVSVSVGCNNTCTFCIVPALRGKEKDRRPGEILSEIEALVAEGVCEVTLLGQNVNAYGSEFGDREAFAKLLRACGQIEGLERVRFTSPHPRDFTDDVIAAMAETPNVMPQLHMPLQSGSDTVLRAMRRSYRQDRYLGIIERVRAAMPDAAITTDIIVGFPGETEEDFEQTMHVVRQARFSAAFTFQYSKRPGTPAATMEEQVPKAVVQARYERLVALQEEISWEENKKQVGRTVELLVAEGEGRKDGETRRMSGRAPDNRLVHFAVGDTAAADLPRPGDMVSVEVTYAAPHHLNADGPDGASAIKALRRTRSGDAWQARQEQPESERRAAAVTLGMPSIGKPAVSAEAESACGVC; encoded by the coding sequence ATGCCCGACACCGCGACCGACAAGACCTACATCGTCCGCACCTACGGCTGCCAGATGAACGTCCACGACTCCGAACGCCTCTCCGGCCTGCTCGAGGGCGCCGGCTACGTGCGCGCGGCCGATGGTGCCGGCGAGGCGGACGTGGTGGTGCTCAACACCTGCGCGGTGCGGGAGAACGCCGACAACCGGCTCTACGGCAACCTGGGGCACCTGGCCTCGGTGAAGGCCGGGCGGCCTGGGATGCGGATCGCGGTCGGGGGGTGTCTGGCGCAGAAGGACCGCGGGGAGATCACGCGGCGGGCGCCGTGGGTCGACGTGGTGTTCGGGACGCACAACATCGGGTCGCTGCCGGTGCTGCTGGAGCGGGCGCGGGTGCGGGACGAGGCCCAGGTGGAGATCCTGGAGTCGCTCGACGTGTTCCCCTCCACGCTGCCGACGCGGCGGGAGTCGGCGTACGCGGCGTGGGTCAGCGTGTCGGTCGGGTGCAACAACACCTGCACCTTCTGCATCGTGCCGGCGCTGCGCGGCAAGGAGAAGGACCGGCGGCCCGGCGAGATCCTGTCGGAGATCGAGGCACTGGTCGCCGAGGGCGTGTGCGAGGTGACGCTGCTCGGGCAGAACGTCAACGCGTACGGGTCGGAGTTCGGAGACCGCGAGGCGTTCGCGAAGCTGCTGCGCGCGTGCGGGCAGATCGAGGGTCTGGAGCGGGTGCGCTTCACCTCGCCGCACCCCCGGGACTTCACCGACGACGTGATCGCGGCGATGGCCGAGACGCCGAACGTCATGCCCCAGCTGCACATGCCGCTGCAGTCCGGCTCGGACACGGTGCTGCGCGCGATGCGCCGCTCCTACCGGCAGGACCGCTACCTGGGCATCATCGAGCGGGTCCGCGCGGCGATGCCCGACGCGGCGATCACGACCGACATCATTGTCGGCTTCCCCGGGGAGACCGAGGAAGACTTCGAGCAGACGATGCACGTCGTGCGCCAGGCGCGGTTCTCGGCGGCGTTCACCTTCCAGTACTCCAAGCGGCCCGGCACGCCGGCGGCCACGATGGAGGAGCAGGTGCCCAAGGCGGTCGTGCAGGCGCGGTACGAGCGGTTGGTCGCGCTGCAGGAGGAGATCTCCTGGGAGGAGAACAAGAAGCAGGTCGGGCGGACCGTCGAGCTGCTGGTCGCCGAGGGCGAGGGACGCAAGGACGGCGAGACCCGGCGGATGTCGGGGCGGGCTCCGGACAACCGGCTGGTGCACTTCGCCGTCGGGGACACCGCGGCCGCCGACCTGCCGCGTCCCGGCGACATGGTCTCGGTGGAGGTCACCTACGCCGCGCCGCACCACCTGAACGCCGACGGTCCGGACGGCGCGAGCGCTATCAAGGCCCTGCGACGTACCCGGTCCGGGGACGCTTGGCAGGCTCGGCAGGAGCAGCCGGAGTCCGAGCGGCGCGCGGCGGCCGTCACGCTGGGGATGCCGTCGATCGGCAAGCCGGCGGTGTCGGCGGAGGCGGAAAGTGCTTGCGGCGTCTGCTGA
- a CDS encoding serine/threonine-protein kinase has protein sequence MAGEHDNEQDSHGVEGILVAGRYRLVERLGAGGMGRVWKAHDEALDCDVAVKEVWLPPMLSDSERAERLARAQREARNAARMRNHPHIVSVHDMVSDRGLPWIIMDLIPSQNLMQAVEQFGPLPQEQVAKIGLGVLDALTASHAAGILHRDVKPANVLLTTDGRVLLTDFGIAVQEADLTMTASGVLVGSPEFVAPERARGEASDGASDLFSLGATLYYAAEGRSPFMRDTAVGVLTAILFEDTAPVTRVPALAPLISGLLTKDPAARWTAARARPELERLSGATPSSGTLREAIPGSGGTPNPFVPSTMVAGTNGDSSTPGATVPGPRGANTPGTGTPFPVSTAPATMAADAVGPMGGPMGGPGGGSQTPYPPQAMPFGPGPGGPGPYGPGGPGGSMPMGPMGPGNGPGFGPGPGPGFGPGFQTSPMPTRKDNTGRNVGLAIGALVVVGGVVAAIALSGGGKSDKATPPPPTAPTSASVPHSSAPSSGSTTSSAPVNGPDSSQPSSPSDSDTQSSDAVTDPASWDSSSTDQTTFDPDSLLPVSFTDSKGVVYTATNRWTDKCVNSYESTRLKAMLTQYKCADQAIGTYTDSAGRVMVDIAVLPLADASTAQTAFKDMQAKSAFTVEDWGIWCPKSGPGADICTSDKTTGDAEQYGYIQPDHRYLVHAVSLYVNLTKDKSALTWLTPAATSAAKQGGPQVATQ, from the coding sequence GTGGCTGGGGAACACGACAACGAGCAGGACAGCCACGGCGTGGAGGGGATCCTGGTAGCCGGGCGGTACCGGCTCGTGGAACGGCTGGGCGCCGGCGGCATGGGGCGCGTCTGGAAGGCGCACGACGAGGCGCTGGACTGCGACGTGGCGGTCAAGGAGGTCTGGCTGCCGCCGATGCTCTCGGACAGCGAGCGCGCCGAGCGCCTCGCGCGGGCGCAGCGCGAGGCCCGCAACGCCGCGCGGATGCGCAACCACCCGCACATCGTCTCGGTGCACGACATGGTCTCCGACCGCGGGCTGCCGTGGATCATCATGGACCTGATCCCCTCGCAGAACCTGATGCAGGCCGTCGAGCAGTTCGGCCCGCTGCCCCAAGAGCAGGTCGCCAAGATCGGCCTCGGCGTGCTGGACGCGCTGACCGCCAGCCACGCCGCGGGCATCCTGCACCGCGACGTGAAGCCGGCGAACGTGCTGCTCACCACCGACGGCCGGGTGCTGCTCACCGACTTCGGCATCGCGGTCCAGGAGGCCGACCTGACCATGACGGCCTCCGGCGTCCTGGTCGGCTCCCCGGAGTTCGTGGCGCCCGAGCGCGCCCGCGGCGAGGCCAGCGACGGCGCCTCGGACCTGTTCTCGCTCGGCGCGACGCTGTACTACGCGGCCGAGGGGCGCTCCCCCTTCATGCGCGACACGGCGGTCGGGGTGCTGACGGCCATCCTGTTCGAGGACACGGCGCCGGTCACGCGGGTGCCCGCGCTGGCGCCGCTGATCAGCGGGCTGCTGACGAAGGACCCCGCGGCGCGCTGGACCGCGGCGCGGGCGCGTCCGGAGCTGGAGCGGCTGAGCGGGGCGACGCCGAGTTCGGGGACGCTGAGGGAGGCGATACCCGGGTCCGGCGGCACGCCGAATCCGTTCGTGCCGTCGACGATGGTGGCCGGGACGAACGGGGACAGCAGTACGCCGGGGGCTACGGTTCCGGGCCCTCGGGGCGCGAACACTCCTGGGACGGGAACGCCTTTCCCGGTCTCCACGGCGCCGGCGACGATGGCCGCTGACGCGGTCGGTCCGATGGGTGGTCCGATGGGCGGTCCGGGCGGGGGGTCGCAGACTCCTTATCCGCCGCAGGCTATGCCTTTCGGTCCTGGTCCTGGGGGTCCTGGTCCCTACGGGCCGGGCGGCCCGGGTGGTTCGATGCCGATGGGCCCGATGGGCCCGGGCAACGGTCCCGGTTTCGGTCCTGGTCCTGGTCCCGGTTTCGGTCCTGGCTTCCAGACCAGCCCGATGCCCACGCGGAAGGACAACACCGGTCGCAACGTCGGCCTCGCGATCGGCGCGCTGGTCGTGGTCGGCGGCGTCGTCGCGGCGATCGCCCTGTCCGGCGGCGGCAAGAGCGACAAGGCGACCCCGCCCCCGCCGACCGCCCCGACCTCGGCTTCCGTGCCGCATTCCTCGGCGCCGTCCTCGGGATCCACGACGTCCTCGGCGCCGGTGAACGGCCCGGACTCCTCGCAGCCCTCGAGCCCGTCGGACTCGGACACGCAGAGCTCGGACGCCGTCACGGACCCGGCGAGCTGGGACTCGTCCTCGACGGACCAGACGACGTTCGACCCCGACTCGCTGCTGCCGGTGTCGTTCACGGACTCCAAGGGCGTCGTCTACACGGCGACCAACCGCTGGACCGACAAGTGCGTCAACTCTTACGAGAGCACGCGGTTGAAGGCCATGCTGACCCAGTACAAGTGCGCCGACCAGGCGATCGGCACGTACACCGACAGCGCCGGCCGCGTCATGGTCGACATAGCGGTGCTGCCGCTGGCGGACGCCTCGACGGCGCAGACGGCGTTCAAGGACATGCAGGCCAAGAGCGCGTTCACGGTCGAGGACTGGGGCATCTGGTGCCCCAAGAGCGGGCCCGGCGCGGACATCTGCACGTCCGACAAGACCACCGGCGACGCCGAGCAGTACGGCTACATCCAGCCCGACCACCGGTACCTGGTCCACGCCGTGTCGCTCTACGTGAACCTCACGAAGGACAAGTCCGCGCTGACCTGGCTCACCCCCGCCGCCACCAGCGCGGCGAAGCAAGGCGGACCCCAGGTCGCGACGCAGTGA
- a CDS encoding class III extradiol ring-cleavage dioxygenase family protein yields MLIAAAVVPHPPVLVPEVAQGFSPDLDTLRSACETAVGRLYAAGADEVLIVGAGPGQGDDVAARGDFRAYGVDLTVDGRWGTPDSVTQGTAPMTLPFLIAAWLLRDRPTEPVRRPVMVDEHGGAVGNGAVGNRAVGNGTGSSDTVNSAARQAMLVLGDGSASRTPQAPGHFDERAEPYDAAVARALATADTAALAALDPDLSRALHVAGLPAWKLLADAATASGVEYDAELLYDEAPYGVGYFVATWLAR; encoded by the coding sequence GTGTTGATCGCCGCCGCCGTCGTACCGCATCCACCGGTCCTCGTGCCCGAGGTCGCGCAGGGCTTTTCCCCGGACCTGGACACGCTGCGCTCCGCCTGCGAGACGGCAGTCGGCCGCCTGTACGCCGCCGGAGCCGACGAAGTGCTGATTGTAGGCGCAGGACCCGGTCAAGGTGACGATGTTGCCGCGCGGGGTGATTTCCGTGCTTACGGAGTGGATCTGACCGTTGACGGGCGGTGGGGAACGCCGGATTCGGTCACGCAGGGCACCGCTCCGATGACGCTCCCGTTCCTGATCGCCGCCTGGCTCCTGCGCGACCGTCCGACCGAGCCCGTGCGGCGGCCGGTGATGGTGGACGAACACGGCGGGGCAGTCGGCAACGGGGCAGTCGGCAACAGGGCAGTCGGCAACGGGACAGGCAGCAGCGACACAGTGAACAGCGCTGCGCGCCAAGCGATGCTGGTCCTCGGCGACGGCAGCGCCTCGCGCACCCCGCAAGCGCCCGGCCACTTCGACGAACGCGCCGAACCCTACGACGCGGCAGTCGCCCGAGCCCTCGCCACCGCGGACACCGCGGCGCTCGCCGCCCTCGATCCGGACCTGTCGCGCGCACTGCACGTCGCCGGGCTCCCCGCCTGGAAGCTCCTCGCCGACGCGGCGACCGCATCAGGAGTCGAATACGACGCCGAGCTGCTCTACGACGAAGCGCCCTACGGCGTCGGCTACTTCGTCGCCACCTGGCTCGCTCGTTGA
- the miaA gene encoding tRNA (adenosine(37)-N6)-dimethylallyltransferase MiaA produces the protein MNPATVPVIAVVGPTASGKSDLGVAIAEALRGEVVNADSMQLYQGMDVGTAKLTVAERRGVRHHLLDVWPVTRAANVAEYQTLARVETDRLIARDRPPVFVGGSGLYLRGALDEFEFPGTDGLIRERLEAELAEAGPFALHQRLKDQDPQAAETILPSNGRRIVRALEVIELTGGRFTATLPEHTDHYPRTVHLGLDIDRPALDERITVRVDRMWEAGFVQEVRDLEPQGLRDGLTASRALGYAQVLRFLAGEWTEEQAKEETVRATKRFARRQDSWFRRDPRVTWLRYDRSDLLEAALDRIGA, from the coding sequence ATGAACCCAGCCACCGTCCCGGTGATCGCCGTGGTCGGCCCGACCGCCTCCGGCAAATCCGACCTCGGCGTCGCGATCGCCGAAGCGCTGCGCGGCGAGGTGGTCAACGCCGACTCGATGCAGCTGTACCAGGGCATGGATGTGGGCACCGCCAAGCTGACCGTCGCCGAGCGCCGCGGTGTCCGGCACCATCTGCTCGACGTCTGGCCGGTGACCCGCGCCGCCAACGTCGCGGAGTACCAGACGCTGGCGCGCGTCGAGACGGACCGCCTGATCGCGCGCGACCGGCCGCCGGTCTTCGTCGGCGGCTCGGGACTGTACCTGCGCGGGGCGCTGGACGAGTTCGAGTTCCCCGGCACCGACGGGCTGATCCGCGAGCGGCTGGAAGCCGAACTCGCCGAGGCCGGTCCGTTCGCGCTGCACCAGCGGCTCAAGGACCAGGACCCGCAGGCCGCCGAGACGATCCTGCCGTCCAACGGACGCCGCATCGTGCGCGCGCTGGAGGTGATCGAGCTGACCGGCGGCCGGTTCACCGCGACGCTGCCCGAGCACACCGACCACTACCCGCGCACCGTGCACCTCGGGCTGGACATCGACCGCCCCGCGCTGGACGAACGCATCACCGTGCGGGTGGACCGCATGTGGGAGGCGGGCTTCGTCCAAGAGGTGCGGGACCTGGAGCCGCAAGGACTGCGCGACGGCCTCACCGCGAGCCGCGCGCTCGGCTACGCGCAGGTCCTGCGCTTCCTGGCCGGGGAGTGGACCGAGGAGCAGGCGAAGGAGGAGACGGTGCGCGCCACCAAGCGGTTCGCGCGGCGCCAGGACTCCTGGTTCCGCCGGGACCCGCGCGTGACGTGGTTGCGCTACGACCGGTCCGACCTGCTGGAGGCGGCGCTGGATAGGATCGGGGCATGA
- the dapF gene encoding diaminopimelate epimerase encodes MILDGLPARTTLTKGHGTENDFVIVPDPDGTLEIAPSRVAALCDRRAGIGADGVLRVVRTARMPGYEDQAAEAEFFMDYRNADGSVAEMCGNGVRVFALFVTARGLVKGGGVGEPVEFAVGTRGGIKRVTLRATGENTADVTVDMGIPVFPTERGAVTVDVHGTPRDAVDVDMGNPHAVVFVDSTDDAGSLYEMPTVSPTGVYAEGVNVEFAADVAPRHLAMRVYERGVGETRSCGTGACAVMIAAARRDAADAGTEYTVDVLGGRLRFVERADGHLEMTGPAALVFDIMESR; translated from the coding sequence ATGATCCTCGACGGCCTGCCGGCCCGCACCACCCTGACCAAGGGCCACGGCACCGAGAACGACTTCGTCATCGTCCCGGACCCGGACGGCACGCTGGAGATCGCGCCCTCGCGCGTCGCCGCGCTGTGCGACCGGCGAGCCGGGATCGGCGCCGACGGCGTGCTGCGCGTGGTGCGCACCGCCCGCATGCCCGGGTACGAAGACCAGGCCGCGGAGGCGGAGTTCTTCATGGACTACCGCAACGCCGACGGCAGCGTGGCCGAGATGTGCGGCAACGGCGTCCGTGTCTTCGCGCTGTTCGTCACGGCGCGCGGACTGGTCAAGGGCGGCGGCGTCGGCGAACCGGTGGAGTTCGCCGTGGGCACGCGCGGCGGGATCAAGCGCGTGACGCTGAGGGCCACCGGCGAGAACACCGCGGACGTGACCGTCGACATGGGCATCCCGGTGTTCCCGACCGAACGCGGCGCCGTCACGGTCGACGTCCACGGGACGCCGCGCGACGCAGTGGACGTGGATATGGGGAATCCGCACGCTGTCGTCTTCGTGGACTCCACCGACGATGCCGGATCTCTCTATGAGATGCCCACTGTGTCGCCCACAGGCGTCTACGCAGAGGGCGTCAACGTGGAGTTCGCCGCGGACGTCGCTCCGCGCCACCTCGCCATGCGCGTCTACGAACGCGGCGTCGGCGAGACGCGTTCCTGCGGCACCGGAGCCTGCGCGGTGATGATCGCCGCCGCGCGCCGCGACGCCGCGGACGCCGGGACCGAGTACACCGTGGACGTTCTCGGCGGCCGGCTGCGCTTCGTCGAGCGCGCCGACGGCCACCTGGAGATGACCGGGCCGGCGGCGCTGGTCTTCGACATCATGGAGTCCCGCTGA
- a CDS encoding ferrochelatase, with protein MSTTAPYDALLLVSFGGPEGPEDVVPFLENVTRGRGIPPERLKEVGAHYFEFGGVSPINAQCRDLIAALRQDFADTGLKLPIYWGNRNWSPFLADTLAEMEADGVRRALAVFTSAYSSYSGCRQYREDLARALEQSGTSIQFDKIRPYFNEPGFVEPMADAVAAAVAGLPESARMAPRLVFVTHSLPRTYAETSGPIGGAYVSQHLEVARLVAEGVSRRTGLVLPHELVFCSRSGPPQMPWLEPDVNDHLRDIKAQGATGAVLAPIGFVSDHMEVIYDLDTQAAETAQEIGLPMARAATVGTDPRFVAGLRRLILERAAVARGDSEGESLSTVVGRLRAFPDVCPLNCCPNPRAPLPAVAGED; from the coding sequence ATGTCGACCACCGCTCCGTACGACGCTTTGCTCCTGGTGTCCTTCGGCGGTCCCGAAGGACCCGAGGACGTGGTGCCCTTCCTGGAGAACGTGACCCGCGGCCGCGGCATCCCGCCGGAGCGGCTCAAGGAGGTCGGCGCGCACTACTTCGAGTTCGGCGGCGTCAGCCCGATCAACGCGCAGTGCCGCGACCTCATCGCCGCGCTGCGCCAGGACTTCGCGGACACCGGCCTGAAGCTCCCGATCTACTGGGGCAACCGGAACTGGTCGCCGTTCCTCGCCGACACGCTCGCCGAGATGGAGGCCGACGGAGTCCGGCGCGCGCTCGCGGTGTTCACCAGTGCCTACTCCTCGTACTCCGGCTGCCGGCAGTACCGCGAGGATCTGGCGCGGGCGCTAGAGCAGTCCGGCACCTCGATCCAGTTCGACAAGATCCGGCCGTATTTCAACGAGCCCGGGTTCGTCGAGCCGATGGCGGACGCTGTCGCGGCGGCGGTCGCAGGGCTGCCGGAGAGCGCGCGTATGGCGCCGCGCCTGGTGTTCGTCACGCACTCGCTGCCGCGCACCTATGCCGAGACCTCCGGTCCGATCGGCGGCGCGTACGTCTCGCAGCACCTGGAAGTGGCGCGTCTGGTGGCCGAGGGCGTCAGCCGCCGCACCGGCCTGGTGCTCCCGCACGAACTCGTCTTCTGCTCGCGCAGCGGACCGCCGCAGATGCCGTGGCTGGAGCCGGACGTCAACGACCACCTGCGCGACATCAAGGCGCAGGGCGCGACCGGCGCGGTGCTCGCTCCGATCGGCTTCGTCTCCGACCACATGGAGGTCATCTACGACCTCGACACCCAGGCCGCCGAGACCGCGCAGGAGATCGGCCTGCCGATGGCGCGCGCCGCCACGGTCGGGACCGATCCGCGGTTCGTCGCCGGACTGCGCCGCCTGATCCTGGAGCGCGCCGCGGTGGCCCGCGGGGACAGCGAGGGCGAATCGCTGTCGACGGTCGTCGGCCGGCTGCGCGCCTTCCCCGACGTGTGTCCCCTGAACTGTTGCCCGAACCCGCGCGCGCCGCTCCCGGCGGTGGCGGGGGAGGATTAG